One Elaeis guineensis isolate ETL-2024a chromosome 10, EG11, whole genome shotgun sequence genomic window carries:
- the LOC105052827 gene encoding 25.3 kDa vesicle transport protein SEC22-1 isoform X3 produces the protein MVKLTMIARVTDGLPLAEGLDDGRDQKDIEFYKQQAKLLFKNLSKGQNEASRMSIETGPYFFHYIIEGRVCYLTMCDRSYPKKLAFQYLEDLKNEFERVNGNQIETAARPYAFIKFDTFIQKTKKLYLDTRTQRNLAKLNDELYEVHQIMTRNVQEVLGVGEKLDQVSELSSRLTSESRIYADKARDLNRQW, from the exons ATGGTGAAGCTGACAATGATAGCACGTGTTACTGATGGGCTTCCGTTAGCAGAAGGGTTGGATGATGGCCGTGATCAGAAAGATATTGAATTCTACAAGCAGCAAGCTAAGCTTTTATTTAAGAACCTGTCTAAAGGACAAAATGAGGCTTCAAGAATGTCAATTGAGACTGGTCCTTACTTTTTTCA CTACATCATTGAAGGTCGTGTCTGTTACTTGACAATGTGCGATCGTTCTTATCCCAAAAAACTTGCTTTTCAATACCTAGAAGACCTCAAAAATGAGTTTGAGAGAGTCAATGGGAACCAAATTGAAACGGCAGCAAGGCCGTATGCTTTTATCAAGTTTG ATACATTCATACAGAAGACCAAGAAATTGTACTTGGATACTCGTACCCAGCGCAACCTTGCAAAGCTGAATGATGAACTTTATGAGGTCCACCAAATAATGACTCGCAATGTTCAAGAAGTACTTGGCGTCGGTGAAAAACTTGATC AGGTTAGTGAACTGTCAAGCCGGCTAACATCTGAATCTCGCATCTATGCAGACAAGGCAAGAGATCTAAATCGGCAG TGGTAA
- the LOC105053276 gene encoding nuclear transcription factor Y subunit B-1 — MAGSGTGGDHANYGGSSDGNPAAAAGQCSVREQDRFMPIANVIRIMRKVLPTHAKISDDAKETIQECVSEYISFITSEANERCQREQRKTITAEDVLWAMSKLGFDDYIEPLSLYLQRYRELEGDHRGSIRGEPLPTIRHRSPNPSTDVVPFFPQPPPPSFVVPPPSGPSHLNHLYGDGAGGYYYGMYGGGDGSGASTSQDPPMPGFDHSYAPYKQ; from the coding sequence ATGGCTGGCTCGGGTACTGGAGGAGACCACGCAAACTATGGTGGGTCAAGTGATGGGAACCCGGCAGCGGCCGCCGGGCAGTGTTCAGTACGGGAGCAAGACAGGTTCATGCCAATCGCTAACGTGATCCGTATCATGCGGAAGGTGCTGCCAACCCATGCCAAGATCTCTGATGACGCCAAGGAGACGATCCAGGAGTGCGTGTCGGAGTACATCAGCTTCATCACCAGCGAGGCCAACGAGCGGTGCCAGCGAGAGCAGCGCAAGACCATCACCGCGGAGGATGTCCTCTGGGCcatgagcaagcttggcttcgaCGACTACATCGAGCCGCTCAGCCTCTACCTCCAGCGCTACCGGGAGCTCGAGGGCGACCACCGCGGCTCCATCCGTGGCGAGCCCTTGCCTACCATCAGACACCGCAGCCCCAACCCATCCACCGATGTCGTCCCATTCTTTCCGCAGCCACCACCTCCGAGCTTTGTTGTCCCACCACCTTCTGGTCCCTCTCATCTCAATCATCTCTATGGTGACGGCGCAGGAGGCTACTATTATGGGATGTATGGTGGTGGAGATGGGTCTGGGGCAAGCACATCCCAGGATCCACCCATGCCTGGCTTTGACCATTCCTATGCTCCCTACAAGCAGTAA
- the LOC105052827 gene encoding 25.3 kDa vesicle transport protein SEC22-1 isoform X1 — MVKLTMIARVTDGLPLAEGLDDGRDQKDIEFYKQQAKLLFKNLSKGQNEASRMSIETGPYFFHYIIEGRVCYLTMCDRSYPKKLAFQYLEDLKNEFERVNGNQIETAARPYAFIKFDTFIQKTKKLYLDTRTQRNLAKLNDELYEVHQIMTRNVQEVLGVGEKLDQVSELSSRLTSESRIYADKARDLNRQALIRKWAPVAVVLGVVMLLFWVKKKIW; from the exons ATGGTGAAGCTGACAATGATAGCACGTGTTACTGATGGGCTTCCGTTAGCAGAAGGGTTGGATGATGGCCGTGATCAGAAAGATATTGAATTCTACAAGCAGCAAGCTAAGCTTTTATTTAAGAACCTGTCTAAAGGACAAAATGAGGCTTCAAGAATGTCAATTGAGACTGGTCCTTACTTTTTTCA CTACATCATTGAAGGTCGTGTCTGTTACTTGACAATGTGCGATCGTTCTTATCCCAAAAAACTTGCTTTTCAATACCTAGAAGACCTCAAAAATGAGTTTGAGAGAGTCAATGGGAACCAAATTGAAACGGCAGCAAGGCCGTATGCTTTTATCAAGTTTG ATACATTCATACAGAAGACCAAGAAATTGTACTTGGATACTCGTACCCAGCGCAACCTTGCAAAGCTGAATGATGAACTTTATGAGGTCCACCAAATAATGACTCGCAATGTTCAAGAAGTACTTGGCGTCGGTGAAAAACTTGATC AGGTTAGTGAACTGTCAAGCCGGCTAACATCTGAATCTCGCATCTATGCAGACAAGGCAAGAGATCTAAATCGGCAG GCTTTGATTCGGAAGTGGGCTCCAGTTGCTGTTGTGCTTGGAGTTGTCATGCTTCTTTTTTGGGTCAAAAAGAAGATATGGTGA
- the LOC105052827 gene encoding 25.3 kDa vesicle transport protein SEC22-1 isoform X2 — translation MVKLTMIARVTDGLPLAEGLDDGRDQKDIEFYKQQAKLLFKNLSKGQNEASRMSIETGPYFFHYIIEGRVCYLTMCDRSYPKKLAFQYLEDLKNEFERVNGNQIETAARPYAFIKFDTFIQKTKKLYLDTRTQRNLAKLNDELYEVHQIMTRNVQEVLGVGEKLDQVSELSSRLTSESRIYADKARDLNRQYSKAHGLLAWDWIP, via the exons ATGGTGAAGCTGACAATGATAGCACGTGTTACTGATGGGCTTCCGTTAGCAGAAGGGTTGGATGATGGCCGTGATCAGAAAGATATTGAATTCTACAAGCAGCAAGCTAAGCTTTTATTTAAGAACCTGTCTAAAGGACAAAATGAGGCTTCAAGAATGTCAATTGAGACTGGTCCTTACTTTTTTCA CTACATCATTGAAGGTCGTGTCTGTTACTTGACAATGTGCGATCGTTCTTATCCCAAAAAACTTGCTTTTCAATACCTAGAAGACCTCAAAAATGAGTTTGAGAGAGTCAATGGGAACCAAATTGAAACGGCAGCAAGGCCGTATGCTTTTATCAAGTTTG ATACATTCATACAGAAGACCAAGAAATTGTACTTGGATACTCGTACCCAGCGCAACCTTGCAAAGCTGAATGATGAACTTTATGAGGTCCACCAAATAATGACTCGCAATGTTCAAGAAGTACTTGGCGTCGGTGAAAAACTTGATC AGGTTAGTGAACTGTCAAGCCGGCTAACATCTGAATCTCGCATCTATGCAGACAAGGCAAGAGATCTAAATCGGCAG TATAGCAAGGCACATGGGTTGCTCGCATGGGACTGGATACCATAA